From one Mytilus trossulus isolate FHL-02 chromosome 10, PNRI_Mtr1.1.1.hap1, whole genome shotgun sequence genomic stretch:
- the LOC134687988 gene encoding uncharacterized protein LOC134687988, with protein MSTETVIRKMEKVQGKPFIETEEDVINADGQGNLPFIIDDSVKTQSPEDARPKRVRKLTSGGQELYEKDVGKYTAELIHYRKNLDILNKSYYSGELEISDVKLLPDRIRSELSKYQQISEKFIGFLNRYRTEESAREEATQKLIYKSIMSKAKTMLNEIEIKLKQSQSVKSVATGRKSKSSRSSSASSMLIKQRAKMDAAKTNLRFVSQEAELERLQFELEEEELKTKAELLKKKVEAKLKMNILKSEKEVAIAEAEFNAVREEMEMEGSRSSGRSMASVVDPRQHVERYLQEQRELMKSGYTNPQQMHPPELNVHATPFEPKTEDIRQTNYEINNVSVANELSKFLLKKDLLMSRFMKFNDQAESYHVWKASFSNITEELSVNAREELDLLMKWLGPESSKHAESLRIANAKDPVKCLKRVWERLEERYGGPEMVETNVKSKLNKFPIITNKDHKKLYELSDILTEIESLKEDERYAQLLSYFDTSLGVNTVITKLPYGIQNKWIDRAMRYKQNHNVLYPPFPFFVSFIREMCKQFNDPGFAFKEDTKPQQTKSYPNNNRYNNKVTARKTDVSQEKQFKTTGPTDKLTECPIHHSKHSLNNCRGFRQKSINDRRKILRENNICYKCCESTTHISRDCKESVTCKDCGSNRHSSAMHIDRYDKTTREIESVSSHGGEEQLIQTVETKCTAICGEGFSGKSCSKVVLVKVYKKDEPEKYINLYALMDDQSNRTLGRTELFDALNIDSAVQPYTLSSCAGSVQKQGRLASGLVVEPIDGRVRMDLPTVIECNDIPETREEIPVPEITKYYEHLKRITLPPIDPEAHILLLIGRDLADAHHVYEQKTGAQNTPFAQRLSLGWVIIGEVCLGQTHKPNSKVNVCKTNILNNGRPTSFEVCKNVFNIKETVNTRNHQDTVEDQIFHRTKDDNKIGMSVEDHIFIDIMDKEFVKSETGNWSAPLPFRKNRPRLPDNRSQALRRARMLDQSLQKSTSKRQHFVEFMGNMFRNGHAEEAPTLEQNEECWYLPLFGVYHPKKKDKIRVVFDSSAKQDGISLNNVLLSGPDFTNSLVGVLLRFRKERIAVMADIEQMFYCFKVNSSHRNFLRFFWYKNNIPGEQLIEYRMCVHVFGNTPSPAIATYGLRKCVENEPTENDVKEYVNRNFYVDDGLVNFTNEEEAVSVLKRTQQSLLENGKLKLHKIASNSEKVMNAFNPDELAKELKTLDLNKDELPIQHSLGMSWDLQQDSFTYKLSNEEKPITRRGVLSSINSLFDPLGFISPVILQGRILMRDIIAETTDWDLPLSNDIQQKWIEWRDSLRPIEQFSIRRTFVESSFCSSLDKQLHIFSDASEQAIASVAFLRTSDAEFSINTGFVFGKCKVAPKHGHTIPRLELCAAVMAVEIGEIICEHLDMNLADVKYYTDSKVVLGYINNQVRRFQVYVANRVGKIRKASKPEQWTYVNTDHNPADIGTRLIFADQLQTSSWLTGPTFLQESDTLSHSIATPFPLINPNTDKELKTEIQVIKSVLKCDNLGSQRFNRFSNWWKLVRTISRLQRLASSYSHNKLKDNLESNELEAHRKAEIFIIKEVQKEDFGREIECLRNKRPLPNNSSVLSLSPVLDENGILRVGGRLRNAKITSKEKTPILISGKHHIATLLVRHYHNDVQHQGRHLTEGTIRSAGWWITGCKRLVSSIIFKCVKCRRLRGSLSEQKMADLPDVRLSPCAPFSFVGVDVFGPWNIVTRRTRGGAANSKRWAVLFTCLASRAVHIEVIEEMSSSSFINALRRFYALRGKVQEFRSDRGSNFVGCTDALQIDALNVEDGEVRTLLNKNRTIWRFNTPHSSHMGGSWERMIGIARKILNNMLFDVRYKNLTHEVLTTFMAEVTAIMNARPIVPVSTDSDNPTILTPSLLLTQKTSDQEDSFENITSTACMYQSQWKYVQTLAEIFWKRWSREYLQTLQKRQKWKKEVTNLKQGDIILMREKDMVRSEWPIGTILRTFASENDNLIRKIEVRVIKQGKPVIYVRPITEIVELLSE; from the coding sequence ATGAGCACAGAAACAGTAATACGTAAGATGGAAAAGGTTCAAGGCAAACCTTTTATCGAAACTGAAGAAGATGTAATAAACGCTGACGGTCAAGGCAACCTACCATTTATTATTGATGATTCAGTCAAAACACAATCACCAGAGGACGCAAGGCCAAAACGGGTGAGAAAGTTAACGTCTGGTGGACAGGAACTGTACGAAAAAGACGTAGGAAAATACACTGCGGAGCTAATCCACTATAGAAAGAACttagatattttaaacaaaagttaCTACTCAGGAGAACTAGAAATATCCGATGTTAAACTATTGCCAGACAGAATTAGATCGGAACTgtcaaaatatcaacaaatttcagaaaaattcaTCGGCTTTCTGAACAGATACAGAACTGAAGAGAGCGCCCGGGAAGAGGCAACACAAAAACTAATCTATAAAAGTATCATGTCAAAGGCTAAAACCATGTTAAATGAGATCGAAATTAAATTGAAGCAGTCACAATCCGTCAAATCTGTCGCTACTGGTAGAAAATCTAAATCCTCTAGATCCTCATCCGCAAGTTCAATGCTAATTAAACAAAGAGCAAAAATGGATGCCGCCAAGACAAATCTACGCTTTGTTAGTCAAGAGGCAGAACTTGAAAGATTACAATTCGAGCTTGAAGAGgaagaacttaaaacaaaagcagaactattaaagaaaaaagtcgAAGCAAagttgaaaatgaatattttaaaatcagaaaaagaAGTTGCAATTGCTGAAGCTGAGTTTAATGCCGTCCGTGAAGAGATGGAGATGGAGGGATCACGTTCTAGTGGAAGATCTATGGCATCAGTTGTCGATCCTCGTCAGCACGTCGAGAGATATCTTCAGGAACAAAGGGAACTAATGAAATCCGGATATACAAACCCTCAACAAATGCACCCTCCAGAGCTCAACGTTCACGCCACACCTTTTGAACCAAAGACCGAAGATATTAGACAAACGAATTATGAAATTAACAACGTTTCCGTGGCAAACGAACTCTCAAAGTTCTTATTAAAGAAGGATTTATTGATGTCtcgttttatgaaatttaacgACCAAGCAGAGTCTTATCACGTTTGGAAAGCTTCGTTTTCCAATATAACTGAAGAACTCAGCGTCAACGCGCGAGAAGAACTTGATTTATTGATGAAATGGCTTGGACCAGAATCCTCAAAACATGCAGAAAGTCTGAGGATAGCTAATGCAAAAGACCCAGTAAAATGTCTAAAGCGAGTATGGGAGAGACTTGAAGAGAGATATGGCGGACCAGAAATGGTTGAAACgaatgtaaaatcaaaattgaacaaATTTCCAATAATTACCAACAAAGATCACAAGAAGTTATATGAACTTAGCGACATTTTAACAGAAATTGAATCCCTGAAGGAGGACGAAAGATACGCACAGTTGTTGTCTTACTTTGATACTTCGCTAGGCGTTAACACCGTAATAACTAAATTACCGTATGGGATTCAGAACAAATGGATCGATAGAGCCATGCGATACAAGCAAAACCATAACGTACTGTATCCGCCGTTTCCGTTTTTCGTCAGTTTCATCAGAGAAATGTGCAAACAATTCAATGACCCAGGCTTTGCCTTTAAAGAAGACACAAAACCTCAACAAACAAAATCGTATCCTAACAACAATAGATATAACAACAAAGTCACAGCTAGAAAGACAGATGtatcacaagaaaaacagtttaAAACTACTGGTCCGACTGATAAGCTTACAGAATGTCCTATTCACCATTCAAAACACTCTTTGAACAACTGTAGAGGATTCAgacaaaaaagtataaatgaCAGAAGGAAAATTCTCCGTGAAAATAACATCTGTTATAAATGTTGCGAGTCAACAACGCACATATCTCGAGATTGTAAGGAGTCCGTCACATGCAAAGATTGCGGAAGTAACCGTCATTCATCAGCTATGCATATAGatagatatgataaaacaacaAGAGAAATAGAATCCGTGTCCTCTCATGGCGGGGAGGAACAATTGATTCAAACAGTAGAAACGAAATGTACGGCAATTTGCGGAGAAGGATTTTCTGGAAAATCCTGTTCTAAGGTGGTACTCGTCAAAGTTTACAAGAAAGACGAACCTGAGAAATACATAAATCTTTATGCTTTGATGGACGATCAAAGTAATCGTACGCTAGGCCGTACAGAGCTATTCGATGCACTGAATATAGACTCAGCTGTTCAACCTTACACTTTATCGTCCTGTGCAGGAAGTGTCCAGAAACAAGGCCGTCTTGCTAGCGGGTTAGTAGTAGAACCTATAGATGGGCGAGTAAGAATGGATTTACCTACTGTAATTGAATGCAACGACATTCCAGAAACAAGAGAAGAAATTCCAGTGCCAGAAATCACAAAATATTACGAACACTTGAAGCGTATTACATTACCGCCTATAGATCCTGAGGCACATATTCTCTTATTGATCGGCAGAGACTTGGCCGATGCACACCACGTCTATGAGCAAAAAACAGGAGCTCAAAACACGCCATTTGCACAACGACTCAGTTTGGGATGGGTCATAATCGGTGAAGTATGCTTAGGCCAAACGCACAAACCTAATTCGAAAGTAAACGTGTGTAAAACAAACATTCTAAACAATGGCAGGCCGACATCCTTTGAAGTATGTAAAAACGTCTTTAACATTAAAGAAACTGTCAACACACGCAATCACCAAGATACCGTGGAAGATCAGATTTTCCACAGAACAAAGGACGATAATAAGATTGGCATGTCCGTAGAAGACCATATATTTATAGACATCATGGACAAAGAATTTGTCAAAAGTGAAACAGGCAATTGGAGTGCTCCTCTACCGTTCCGGAAGAATAGACCTCGATTACCTGACAACAGATCTCAAGCATTAAGAAGGGCTAGAATGCTCGATCAATCTCTTCAGAAAAGTACGAGTAAGCGTCAGCATTTCGTAGAATTCATGGGCAACATGTTTCGTAATGGTCATGCCGAAGAAGCTCCAACCTTAGAACAAAACGAGGAATGTTGGTATCTGCCTTTATTTGGAGTGTACCACCCTAAGAAAAAAGATAAGATAAGAGTTGTTTTCGATTCTTCGGCTAAACAGGATGGCATATCCTTAAATAATGTTCTACTCTCTGGACCGGATTTTACAAATAGTTTGGTTGGAGTATTGCTTAGATTCAGAAAAGAGAGAATCGCTGTAATGGCCGACATAGAGcaaatgttttactgttttaaGGTAAACAGTTCACACCGTAACTTTTTACGATTCTTTTGGTACAAGAACAACATTCCTGGAGAGCAACTTATCGAATACAGAATGTGTGTTCACGTCTTTGGAAACACACCGTCTCCAGCAATTGCCACCTACGGTCTACGGAAGTGTGTTGAAAATGAACCAACAGAGAACGATGTCAAAGAATACGTAAATAGGAACTTTTATGTGGATGACGGACTCGTTAACTTCACGAATGAGGAAGAAGCTGTCAGTGTCCTTAAGAGGACTCAACAATCTCTACTTGAAAACGGAAAATTGAAACTTCATAAAATTGCATCGAACAGTGAAAAAGTAATGAACGCCTTCAATCCAGATGAGTTGGCTAAAGAGCTGAAAACCTTAGATCTAAACAAAGATGAGCTACCTATTCAGCACAGTCTTGGAATGAGTTGGGACTTGCAACAGGACTCGTTTACTTACAAATTATCAAATGAAGAGAAACCCATAACACGTAGAGGTGTGTTATCATCAATAAATAGCTTGTTCGACCCATTAGGGTTTATCTCCCCTGTCATTCTACAAGGTAGAATTCTTATGAGAGACATCATTGCCGAAACAACTGACTGGGACTTACCACTATCTAATGATATTCAGCAAAAATGGATCGAATGGAGAGACTCTTTAAGGCCAATAGAACAATTTTCGATACGAAGAACATTTGTAGAATCGTCATTCTGTTCAAGCTTGGACAAACAGTTACATATTTTCTCGGACGCCTCAGAACAGGCAATAGCAAGTGTAGCTTTTTTGAGAACATCTGACGCAGAGTTTTCTATCAACACCGGTTTCGTATTTGGGAAATGCAAAGTGGCGCCCAAACATGGCCATACAATACCACGATTAGAACTATGTGCGGCAGTTATGGCTGTTGAAATAGGAGAAATAATCTGTGAACATCTAGATATGAACTTGGCTGATGTAAAGTACTATACAGATAGTAAGGTAGTGTTAGGTTACATTAACAACCAAGTTAGACGTTTTCAAGTCTATGTTGCAAACCGAGTTGGTAAAATTAGGAAAGCTTCAAAACCGGAACAATGGACGTATGTGAATACTGATCATAATCCGGCCGATATTGGAACAAGACTTATATTCGCGGATCAGCTACAAACTAGTTCTTGGCTTACAGGACCCACATTTTTACAGGAATCTGACACGCTTAGTCATAGTATAGCTACTCCGTTTCCTCTCATTAATCCTAACACTGACAAAGAATTGAAAACAGAAATACAAGTCATCAAATCTGTCTTAAAATGTGACAACCTTGGGTCACAAAGATTCAACCGTTTCTCCAATTGGTGGAAATTAGTTCGTACCATTTCACGCTTACAGCGACTTGCTAGTAGTTACTCACACAACAAATTAAAGGACAATTTGGAGTCAAACGAGCTTGAAGCTCATCGAAAAGCCgaaatttttatcattaaagaaGTTCAAAAGGAGGACTTTGGAAGAGAAATCGAGTGTCTCAGGAATAAAAGGCCTCTGCCTAATAACAGTTCCGTCTTATCGTTGAGTCCCGTCTTGGACGAAAATGGAATTTTGAGAGTAGGGGGAAGACTTCGAAATGCTAAAATCACATCAAAAGAGAAAACACCGATCCTTATCTCTGGAAAACATCATATTGCTACTTTGCTTGTCCGCCACTACCATAACGATGTACAACATCAAGGGAGACATCTTACTGAAGGTACTATTCGATCTGCTGGGTGGTGGATTACAGGCTGCAAACGACTGGTCTCatctataatttttaaatgCGTAAAATGTCGACGACTTCGAGGTTCGTTGAGTGAACAGAAAATGGCCGATTTACCAGACGTAAGATTATCGCCATGCGCACCGTTCAGTTTTGTTGGTGTAGATGTATTTGGACCATGGAACATAGTAACAAGACGAACTAGAGGAGGCGCAGCAAATTCCAAAAGATGGGCAGTGCTATTTACATGCTTGGCATCTAGAGCTGTCCATATAGAGGTGATAGAAGAAATGAGCTCCTCTTCTTTCATCAACGCTCTACGCAGATTCTATGCACTTCGAGGCAAAGTGCAAGAGTTCCGTTCCGATAGAGGTTCAAACTTCGTTGGATGTACCGACGCCCTGCAAATCGATGCTTTAAACGTTGAAGATGGCGAAGTAAGAACACTTCTCAACAAGAATAGAACAATATGGAGGTTTAATACACCTCACTCTTCTCACATGGGTGGTTCATGGGAGCGAATGATTGGAATAGCTCGtaaaattctaaataacatGCTTTTTGACGTGAGATACAAGAATTTGACTCATGAAGTTTTAACAACATTTATGGCAGAGGTAACAGCCATTATGAACGCCCGACCGATTGTACCAGTCTCCACTGATTCTGACAATCCTACAATTCTGACACCTTCTCTTTTATTAACTCAGAAAACATCTGATCAGGAAGATagctttgaaaatattacatcaaCTGCATGTATGTACCAATCACAATGGAAATATGTTCAGACATTAGCTGAGATATTTTGGAAACGTTGGAGTAGGGAATATCTGCAAACACTACAAAAGAGACAAAAGTGGAAAAAGGAAGTGACAAATTTGAAACAAGGAGACATTATTCTTATGCGAGAAAAAGACATGGTTAGGTCCGAATGGCCAATTGGAACAATATTAAGAACATTCGCCAGCGAGAATGACAATCTTATAAGGAAAATAGAAGTGAGAGTTATTAAACAAGGAAAACCAGTTATCTATGTCCGTCCGATAACAGAGATTGTGGAACTTTTGTCTGAGTGA